In bacterium, the genomic window TCCTAATTTACAATTTGACAATTTTAAATAAGTTAAATAGACCTATTCCCTTCCTTTGCGTCCTTTGCGAAATCTTCCTTTGCGCTCTTTGCGGTTAAATCTTTATACCTTTAAAAAACTTGAACATTGAGTTATAGAATCTCTATCTCATAATCAATAATATATCCTTCACTCAGGTTCTTTTCAATTAAATTAACCACCTTAGCCAAAGTTTCATTCGCATGACGACAGCCCGTATTGACACACACTATCCCTAATGTTGCCTTTCGCCACAAATCCAATGAGTCTATCTCCGCAATAGACACATTAAATCTGTTTTTTACCCGGTCGATAAGTCCTTTCAAGACATACCGTTTATATTTTAAAGATTGGCTATTTGGAATATGTATGGTGATTTTACAACTGCCAATAATCATAATAATAAAAAAAGTGAAGAGTAAAATTCTTCACTTCTCATAGTTTTTGTATAATTTTTTCCTGAGTGAAAACCTCAATAGTATCTCCGATCTGGACATCAGCCATCTTTTCTAATCCAATACCACACTCAACCCCAGCCACAACCTCACTTACATCATCTTTAAATCTTCGTAAAGAGATTATATTCGTTTCGAGAATAGGCTTTCCATTTCTAATTACACGGGCATTTTTATTCTTAACTATTTTCCCTTCCTTGACATAACAGCCGCAGGCTGAGCCAATTTTAGAGGCTTTGAATATCTCTTTTATCTCGGCTACACCTAAAAGTATCTCTTTATACTTGGGTTCCAAAAGTCCTTCTAATGCCTTTTTGACTTCGTTGATGACATCGTAGATAATATTATAAGAGCGTAAATCTACGCCCTGTTTTTGAGCCAGATTTTTTATTTCTCCTCTTAGAGGGAGGTG contains:
- a CDS encoding DUF503 domain-containing protein; the protein is MIIGSCKITIHIPNSQSLKYKRYVLKGLIDRVKNRFNVSIAEIDSLDLWRKATLGIVCVNTGCRHANETLAKVVNLIEKNLSEGYIIDYEIEIL